In the Thalassoglobus sp. JC818 genome, one interval contains:
- a CDS encoding nucleoside monophosphate kinase, which produces MSSVEAKPVSKSKRGYPYPAALIFGVPGAGKGTQGEILTNVPGFFHLSSGVIFRKLDPKSEEGRIVREYSARGELAPDDLTIRIFLNWLEAQRAAERFRPRDQLLLLDGLPRTVQQCEMLKEYVDVKALLHFDCKDEEAMIDRIRRRAVLENRIDDASESVTRKRFEVYHRETAPVLNHYQDVVKNVDCAGIHAEILIECLKHLVPILKESFPRQM; this is translated from the coding sequence ATGTCATCTGTTGAAGCAAAGCCGGTCTCCAAAAGCAAACGAGGTTACCCTTACCCGGCAGCCTTGATCTTCGGAGTCCCGGGAGCCGGAAAAGGAACTCAAGGTGAGATCCTGACGAATGTCCCCGGATTTTTTCATCTCTCCAGTGGAGTCATCTTTCGCAAACTCGACCCGAAGTCAGAAGAGGGACGAATCGTTCGCGAATACAGTGCTCGTGGAGAGCTTGCTCCTGACGACTTGACGATTCGGATTTTTCTGAACTGGCTGGAAGCTCAAAGAGCAGCTGAGCGATTTCGACCACGTGATCAGCTCTTGCTACTCGATGGTTTGCCACGAACTGTTCAGCAGTGTGAGATGCTCAAAGAATACGTCGATGTCAAAGCACTGCTTCACTTTGACTGCAAAGACGAAGAAGCGATGATCGACCGAATTCGACGCCGAGCGGTACTCGAGAATCGGATCGACGATGCGAGCGAATCGGTGACTCGCAAACGTTTTGAAGTCTATCACCGGGAAACTGCTCCCGTACTGAACCACTATCAGGATGTTGTGAAAAACGTCGATTGCGCGGGAATTCACGCAGAGATTTTGATCGAATGCCTGAAACATCTCGTTCCAATTCTCAAGGAGAGTTTCCCACGCCAGATGTGA